One window from the genome of Pieris napi chromosome 3, ilPieNapi1.2, whole genome shotgun sequence encodes:
- the LOC125063375 gene encoding uncharacterized protein LOC125063375 yields the protein MSTMEEILATQQQLVDALDKLYINFKKDGAERKTPDYMRRRLETLEQYFTDIHNNHMTLLSFSDQSHEYFTFNKYEQIKKKHGNIKTTLINYKPLASIKKSPELQPPTFQAPSTSNASTSNESQEISLKNNSNMSKTEELMRKQTANFKAFLRTASSIELDLISEKWELEDILKTLQVRWTAIDSLHWELDNELCGSNREYEDQITNYEKYYIKVKKDINKKMWSVAHIEKTTPTMELPTFEGNYNQWVSFKDLFTETIHSNPSLSNAQKLQFLKSKVKGEPEKLIQHLQVSSDNYLISWNILSHRYDNKRLIFTSHLNNLLNIPNIQYQSYNHIKRIHDVTNESINAIENLGINVSSWDPFLVCILSQKLDADTYNEYIQSLKSPRELPVLQDFLQFLVSDCATNAVGMDNNR from the exons atgtcCACAATGGAAGAAATTTTAGCTACCCAACAACAGTTGGTGGACGCATTGGATAAGCTTTATATCAACTTTAAGAAGGATGGAGCGGAGCGAAAGACTCCCGATTATATGCGTCGTCGTTTGGAAACGTTAGAACAATATTTTACAGATATTCATAACAACCATATGACACTTTTATCTTTTAGTGATCAGTCTCatgaatattttacttttaataaatacgagCAGATTAAGAAAAAACATGGTAATATTAAGACaaccttaataaattataagccTTTGGCAAGCATTAAAAAATCCCCTGAATTACAACCTCCAACGTTTCAAGCCCCGTCTACCTCTAACGCATCGACCTCTAATGAATCTCAGGAAATATCTCTCAAAAATAACTCTAATATGAGTAAAACAGAAGAGCTCATGAGAAAACAAACTGCAAATTTTAAAGCTTTTCTGAGAACTGCCTCGAGTATAGAACTTGACCTTATCTCGGAAAAGTGGGAGTTAGAAGACATCCTAAAGACCTTGCAAGTCCGTTGGACTGCGATTGATAGCTTACATTGGGAGTTGGACAATGAACTTTGTGGTTCCAACCGAGAATATGAAGATCAAATTACAAATTacgaaaaatattacattaaagttAAGAAGGATATCAATAAAAAGATGTGGTCGGTAGCACACATCGAGAAAACAACCCCTACAATGGAGTTACCAACCTTCGAGGGAAATTATAACCAATGGGTTTCCTTCAAAGATCTCTTTACGGAAACTATTCATAGTAACCCATCTCTTTCAAATGCGCAGAAATTACAATTTCTCAAAAGTAAGGTTAAGGGTGAACCTGAGAAGTTGATTCAACATCTCCAGGTAAGCTCGGATAATTATCTCATTAGCTGGAATATTCTCAGTCATCGCTATGATAATAAGCGCCTAATCTTTACATCTCACCTTAACAATCTCTTAAATATTCCTAATATTCAATACCAGTCGTATAATCATATCAAACGCATTCACGATGTTACAAACGAGAGTATAAATGCGATAGAAAATCTTGGAATTAACGTTTCTTCCTGGGATCCCTTccttgtatgtatattgtcTCAGAAGTTAGACGCAGACACGTACAATGAATATATACAGTCTTTGAAATCGCCGAGAGAATTACCCGTATTACAAGATTTTTTGCAGTTTTT GGTTTCCGATTGCGCAACAAACGCAGTTGGGATGGATAATAACCGGTAA
- the LOC125063374 gene encoding coiled-coil domain-containing protein 63-like translates to MTAPGEDMEMEKMAEDELAKLRRQFRVMEVDRGAVGRSARPALRRQRGQLRALSADLDRVCDRLRRSRGAAALPRDARSEDRLRLLLAERDEGAARVRESRANVAELDFLSKQVQKEIERLRSKGTASDGESGALGDRTIVARLENRLDTAMTKFDTVNGENYHMRLRIDRLLRDRRFFNGLRKTRMRRLTEGKAEILELVEQAIGTYDQREEWGARLDALEERAAVDRRRHRLEVRELRRRLDHGAKLEEFLRTKGTVRLTAADAKAEAKRLERREMETRTRDNYVDILDALEEYAGETDVDRLMQEFTRREEENYALFNYINEVNSELKNLSDNVETLEAGVAEEHAKRRAELSKRRDSAGALRATLQEKRGERERLRVACDKTRRASAELLGRVRKLAGAARCDALPLLKLLGRSSDVNESNARLYIESLERRAAEFAEALRPEERPAESKERSPRRRRRPEPSPRR, encoded by the coding sequence ATGACGGCGCCCGGCGAAGATATGGAAATGGAGAAAATGGCAGAAGACGAGCTGGCCAAGCTGCGGAGACAGTTTCGCGTGATGGAGGTGGACCGCGGCGCCGTGGGCCGGAGCGCGCGACCCGCTCTGCGTCGCCAACGCGGACAATTGCGCGCGCTGTCCGCCGACCTCGACCGCGTCTGCGACCGGCTGCGACGGAGCAGAGGCGCCGCCGCCCTGCCTCGCGACGCGCGCTCCGAAGACCGCCTCCGGCTCCTGCTAGCCGAGCGCGACGAGGGCGCGGCCCGCGTCAGGGAGTCGCGAGCCAACGTCGCCGAACTCGATTTTCTCTCGAAACAGGTGCAGAAAGAGATCGAGCGACTCCGGTCGAAGGGGACGGCGTCGGACGGCGAGAGCGGCGCGCTCGGCGATCGGACGATCGTCGCTCGCCTGGAGAACAGACTCGACACCGCGATGACCAAGTTCGACACCGTCAACGGCGAAAACTACCATATGCGTCTTCGAATAGACCGGCTCCTGCGCGACCGCCGGTTCTTCAACGGCCTCCGGAAGACTCGGATGCGGAGGCTCACGGAGGGTAAGGCGGAAATATTGGAGCTGGTCGAGCAGGCGATCGGGACGTACGATCAGCGCGAGGAGTGGGGCGCCAGGTTGGACGCCCTCGAGGAGAGAGCGGCCGTCGACCGCCGGAGACACCGGCTGGAAGTCCGGGAGCTTCGACGGCGACTCGACCACGGAGCGAAACTGGAGGAGTTCCTGCGCACCAAGGGCACCGTCAGGTTGACCGCGGCCGATGCCAAGGCCGAGGCGAAGAGGTTGGAGCGCCGGGAGATGGAGACGCGGACTCGCGACAACTACGTCGACATCCTCGACGCGCTCGAGGAGTACGCCGGGGAGACGGACGTCGACCGGCTGATGCAGGAGTTCACTCGGCGCGAAGAGGAGAACTACGCGCTCTTCAACTACATCAACGAAGTCAACAGCGAGCTGAAGAACCTGAGCGACAACGTGGAGACGCTCGAGGCCGGCGTCGCCGAggagcacgcgaaacgtcgggcCGAGCTGAGCAAGCGACGGGACAGCGCCGGGGCGCTGCGCGCGACCCTGCAGGAGAAGAGGGGCGAGAGGGAGCGGCTGCGGGTCGCCTGCGACAAGACGCGGCGGGCGTCGGCCGAGCTGCTGGGCCGAGTGCGGAAGCTGGCCGGGGCGGCTCGCTGCGACGCCCTGCCGCTGCTCAAGCTCCTGGGTCGCTCCTCGGACGTGAACGAGAGCAACGCGCGGCTCTACATCGAGAGCCTCGAGAGGCGAGCGGCGGAATTCGCGGAGGCGCTGCGGCCGGAGGAGCGCCCGGCGGAGAGCAAGGAGCGCTCGCCGCGCAGGCGCCGACGCCCGGAGCCCTCCCCGCGCCGGTAG